In the Channa argus isolate prfri chromosome 6, Channa argus male v1.0, whole genome shotgun sequence genome, TTAAGCACAGTCGCAAGAGGataatttttacacacacaaaaaattttttttctcatgcagCACCTTTGGTTGGTAAACTCCATGTAAGgggtcaagtaaaacaaagtgaatattaataagatgtatttattaCATCCAAATAATTTCACCTGTATTTCTTAATGGGGGCCTCAATTAAAGCCCTCTTTTCACAGGCTGTTTATTATGATGGCATAAATGACAGAATATTCCTGCCAATCCTGCCAGTTATAGAAGACAATGTTAAAAAGTGCTATTTCCATAAATACTGcctttaaaataaactgaattataattaaaataagttatGCGTTCactaaaaaaagagaggagTGGATgtaggagaagaaaaaagaagtggGTTTGTTGTGAACGTTATCATCAttagaaaaatgcttttttgcaTGTTGTGTAAGCATGGTGGGTGGTCTCATATGCCGCCATGCTTGTACCAATGTAGTGGAAACACTGTATACCACTGCTTACTTCAACCTTTGGTCACCCACCGTTCAGAGCCTGAGAAGCATGAATCCTCGCTGTTAGCAGGGGGGGCCGTTCCTGGTATTTGTAAGGTACAACCACCGGACTGGAAAGCAGAGTGCTTTGGTAGAACAGAGCTGAAGAGAAAGGATAAAAAGTTGTGTATTTTCGAACAGCCAcaagttattacattttaacacaacTTACCCAGAATGAGTCTTAAACCACTAATTATACTGTAATACACTTTTATGAAATATAACTAACATATTCTTCTCGCTTCCTACTACCCCATACTTCAAAAATACACAATTGAGTGTTTTAAGATTGTTAATTTTACcaaaaaaattgaaacaaaaccacaacaaagtTCAATTTAACTAATTTTCACCTCACcaatttaacagaaaataagtTAATGAAAGCCttactgtaatgttttattcatatcaATTAATATTGAAATTTATGATATTGTTTAGGTCGTTATTCTTTAATGATACTGATAAACCATTCTGAATCAAAGAATACTGGTGTTGTTGCTCGAGCATTTgccatattttcctttttatattgaTAGTGCTCACTAGCAACATAAATCCCATAGTCTAGATCACCATACAGGCAAACATGTTACAtaacggaacattgccaaaattaggagcatcctgtctcaaagtgatgccgaaaaactggtccatgcatttgttacctctaggttggactactgtaattccctactttcaggatgtcccagtaactccctaaagagcctgcaattaatccaaaatgctgcagcaagagtgctgactggaactagcaagagagatcatatttcaccttcactagcttctctccattggcttcccataaaatgtagaatagaatttaaaaccctgcttcttacatataaagctctgaatagtcaggctccatcatatatagaagacctcatagcaccatatcatcccagtagaccacttcgctctcagaatgcaggcctacttgtggttcccagaatttccaaaagtagaatgggaggtagagcctttagctatcaagctcctctcttgtggaaccagctcccagttcagattcgggaagcagacaccctctctacttttaggtctaggcttaaaaccttcctctttaataaagcatatagttagttatagttatgctgccataggcttagactgctgggggacccaccccccaatgcactgagctcctttcctcctcttgaccatctctcctctcctttcatcccgcaattgtcaccactgtatgtcattaactctgtgtgttctctcccgtagttgtctttgtcctcctctgtccccctctctctgtccctttctgcaggtgtccccggctttgaagctgtgtgtcttccagcgtgcagctactggtcctaccaatctgcccgatgttttgttgttgctctgttcttttctctctcccctttccactcaccccaaccggtcgaggcagatggccgtccaccctgagcctgtttctgctggaggtttcttccgttaaagggagtttttcctctccactgttgcctatggcttgctccagggggaattgttgggttctctttatatatttttataatcttgactttattctgtaaagtgccctgagatgactttgttgtgaattggcgctatataaataaagttgaattgaattgaattgaataagcTTTCTGATGGTCATCTTACTGCCAATCCTCCGTTTCTTTCCACTGCTGATAGACTACCTATAGTCTGCAATTTAAATCTACAGTATGGGAAGGTGAAATATATACCTGCAGCATTTACTCCTCAGTCAGTGCCCTTGACAGTCAAGCTCAGTGTACAAAATACTCAGGTAGAACCTTCTCATTTGAGAAGCTTCATAACTGCACAGAGAAATCAACTGCCATACAGTACATACTTGTTACTTTCCCATTTGGCTTGTTTAGCTGATGTACTTAGACAGCTGACACTAATTCCTCCCAGTGGACAGTTACTGCCATGCAACAGAAAAATACCCATGTTAACCAAAAGATAATAACTTTGCTTGTAGACAAATAAAAGAGATGTCTGTAAAATTGGACAGGAGTACAAAAGTGTCTATAAACTGAGTGAAGGTAACACTAACCCAGATGTGCATGGAACTGCATGaaattttgaaattaatttgtaGCTCATATGCCAGATTGTTAATCAAGTGAGTGAGCTTCATCTTTGAATCCAGTTCTCATTAATACAACCATGACAAATACAGACAAGAACACTTTGAGATCAGGCCCCACAGTTGGCTCTGCACGGATTCCGATACCTAGGAGCATATAGGAAAGGACACAACTGGCTCTCTCCAGCCTAAGCGTCAGATGttgaatgaacattttatataaacatgTCCTTTCTTGTTTAATAGGGGATATGCTGTACCCTGTACAACACAGCCTTGTTTAGCAGCCATAGGAAGTAAAATGTAGCAGCAGTGCTACAGTGTAATCCATCTGTTATTGAGGTAAATAGATCACTAGCTTGTATTGCTGTTACTCCATGTTCACCacttaatataattaaaattcaGTCATTTGACACACGCTTTTTTCCAAAAGCGACGTACAAGACAAGAAAAAATCTACGTCAAGGAGACAACCTTTTTTGTTCAGAGGGagttgtggaagagttctgtttttttaaaaatgtatgactAAGGCTGCTGAGCATGTAGAGTTTGGTAGCCCATTCCTCCACTGTAGGACCACTAAGCTGAAGAATTTTGCTAATGATCTTATTTGTTGGCAGAGTGCAGTAggcgggagggattgtagacttgaacgAGGGAGcagacataaaaagaaaaatgcacgGGACAAGAGCTGCACCAGTTTTGTCTAGGTTCATTACCTCTTCAAGGTTGGTAGTCTATACCGTTAAGTTATTATTTAAgccattttaattcatttgtaaaatttttATCCAGGCCTAATATAAATTTGtgctaaaagcttttttttttttttaattacatactACATTTTAAACCATAGACCTCAACACTTgattaacattaacaacaaaatgCCTCCAGTGTGGTGACTTGTCCATTTGCATTTGGTTTGTGCACGCAAGACTTAAACATTAGCATTTCATGTAAGGTAAATATGATctaaactgaaacaaaacacgGTTGTTTGTTCTGctagcacaaaataaaaaagagcaacgaaaaccCCTTAGAGttctattacatttttaatatttattatatctttCGAGCACAAAATTTAACTGTGAGCACAAATAACCGGAAATTGTTGTATCGATAACCTGATTAGATTGATCGCCATCCTCAGGGAGGAGCAATAGTTTCCCGACAGACGACTTTATTTCTCTATACCGTTatctctgtttatttttcttattaaatttgtttgtttaaacatatttaaacaaaacaaaactattacCAGACTATGCTGCACTTTACTCACTACTGCGTTGAAGCCAACGGACCCACATATGACGTCACTGCAATTTAACTCAGACTGATTACTGTCGTGATCTTGAACATAACTGGCGTTTTTGCCAGACGTGATTTATTCATACAAAGGTGTGTTTCACCTCTCTCGTTTGTCGTAACGTCCTGCTATCACCTGCCATActcaaataaacacatacaggaaaaaaatcaatactaaACAGAAGCAAGTTACTTACGTGTAACGCCTCTGCGACAAATAGAACCCAACCTGAAGACAGCCGCCATGATGTACTAACCAAGGTCACCACGGTTACCCGGATGTAGTTATGTCGgtgtaagatttttttaaataactttattataaCGCAGGGTTTGAACAATGCTTGTACCAATGTACTTaacaagctttttaaaataccaCTTCTGTAACTGTAACGGTGCTTACACTTTGCATTCTAatttcaaaaattaaaatagaTGGCTCATCATTAGAGAGCTCTAAATTATGGCAATGAAAAGTGGCTTTTAATAACATCAAACATCAGATTTACAATTaactatattttcttttacagaagaagaagacattgtaaaattgtaaaaccaaacattaatatttcaaaaaaagaaaacaaagccaaCATTTTGAGTAATAAATGCATTGAGATTATTCCAAAACgtataaaaatggaaacatattCAGTAACCTGATTAGATTAATCGCCATCCTCAGGGAGGAGCATTGCGTCACAGCGGCTCATGTTGTCTGCTTGGAAAAAGacttcttctgtgtttttttttctccgaTAAGCTGACTGCACCAACCTATATGGCACCTCACTTaactttttggtttttgaaaGGACACTCATCAtgacatcatgttttttttgtttgtttggttgtttgtttttgcatgtgtggaAAATACAGAGGGCCCCAATcaagtttgttattttaatttttaagacACCCTATTCTGCACTTTTTGTGTTATAGCAAAGGCATTTGTCTAATTTCATTTCAGgaataagaaatacatttttaattgtgaaGGGGAACCCATGAGgagactttatttaaaaactatcaAACACAATATCAGGGCATGTTGCTCGGATTTTCTCGTGACTTAGACAGCTATTACACATTTTATGGCTTCTGGATGGCTACTTTTCCACTTAATCAAACAAACATTAAGGAACACAACAAATCTGTAGTTtgaggtgaaaaaaagaaaaagaaaagtcaaaactGCTTCACATTTACTGATTTACATGCTTCTGTTTACAGAGTGCTGCATTGTTTTGATTTACCTCTGTATGCAAAAACAACTTAATGAATATGAAATGTGGCTAATCACAGAATTActaaaaaaagtatatatatttgCTTTCTCATaggatttattttgaaaccaaAGAGCACATTTTCAAAAGACAGGACAAAATCAggctaaataaatgtaatgattaAAGCTGACGTGgttgcaaaataaatgtgaataggtatttttagaaaaaaaaacagatgacacATCTCACAAAATGATGAATGAATCTTTGAGTCTTTGTAGAAAGACCATACAGGGAGCCAGAGGTACAACATTTCACTCCATCACAGTCCACTACAGTATAGGTCTGTGCATTTTTTggaatgacaataaagttttgtGAATCTTGAATCGGAATGTGCTTGTGGGTTTGTCTGTCAGTTGAATCTTCCTCCAATCTGCAGCGCTCATTTGCAGTAAACCTAAAGGTAACCTTGCCACCTTGTCAGCAGGAATACTGTGTTCCATAACTGTCTCAACCGAAATGGACAGTTTGGACAATTTAAGTGGGGCGGAGAAAGCAGAAGCGGCGGAGCTTCAGCGTATGATCGCTGTAGAGCAACAGAAAGCACAGTTCCAGGCCCAGGTTTGTATGCTAACTGTGCTAACTAGCGTCTAGCGCTTTAGCCACATGTCGGTGTGTTTCTCCTGTGGTGGGATTTCAGACTCCCATTGAGATATGACCGGTCGCATCAAATCGTCAGATTAAGTTACAGTTCGGCATAACCGTGTCTCAGTACAAGGCGTGTCGTACTGCATttataatcaataaaatataacGTTATATCAAGTTAAATCTACACGAGGTATCTTAACTGTCTTTACACAACCGGTGAGTAaagaaagataaataaaatgtattgtgcTTCCTTGAGATTACTTTTATGTgcattggcactatataaataaagttgaataaaattGGTTGCAAATCACTTATTAGTATCAAATGCATCAAGCCTGGGACTTCGTAACATCACCAAATGGTTGGTTTCTTAATTTAACATGCTTTTTCAGGCATTTACTGCAACTTTCTTCAGATGTTAATTTTAGTtgctaagtttttttttttttcagttgctaATTTTAATACAAACCTTTCCTCAGATGTCTGCATAGGAAACATTTAATGCAAACCATGATTCACAGGAGTCAGAACACGCAGTCTATCACACAGACCAGTCAGAGTGCAGATGATCAACCCTATTCCCCACAATATCTATTTGCACAGGTTTTtgttatgtgtttaaaagtgatTCACTAAATTACTAATTCCACCTTTTATATAGATCAGTTCTCaatcatgttttaaattctGATTCTAGGTACACACTTTCACAGACATCTGCTGGGACAAGTGTGTGGACAGCCCAGGCTCCAAGCTGGACTACAGGACAGAGCAATGCCTGGTGAGCTGTGTGGAGCGATTCATTGACACCACCCTAACCATAACCAACCGCTTTACACAGATGGTGCAGAAGGGCGCTCATTAACAATGGATTATAAATGCCAACAGAACTGTGTGATGACATGAAATATTTCTGTATTACTGTCATGTTGATGAAACATAACATGTAAAAGTCAAGTGACCATTAAGTCATTCCTCCTTCCATCTATAGAGGATGTTTGAGCtatcttgtgtgtgtttggaggagagaggaaatgtggacaaaaacattatgtttcatcaaagcattttattaaaaagaaaactccgAACACTGCAGCTGGAAAATCCCAACCAATTGTGAATTAccagtaatttaaaatgattgaaattTGAGATGTGTtaataaagtgtaaaacaacTTCTATTTATCATAAGATATCTTTTTGGTAACTTTGCTCATTACAAACTGCATTATGAATAAGATTACAGAGTGAGgaaaagtgttgttttattagtattagAATTAGAAACATCTTAAACTTTAGACTTTGTAAAGTAGGAAGTCCCTGTTTTACCACCAATTTAAAGAATTACCATGTTCCTTAAAACATATACATTGTACTACTATTTAAAATTTTAGGCAGCCACAACCACACTGGTTTATAACagattgttttattgtatttatttatgattaaaaccaaacataaatgtacattcTTCACCAAAAAAGACACTGCAGTCTACAGTCATGCTGGTGATAGTGCTTTAGCATTAGGTACTGTGTGACGAGGGGAGGGAGgtgttttttgatgttttaattttaagaacagttattgtattttacaaacTTTACAAAATCCCAAAAATAGATTtatgaattgaaatgaaaacctTACACTATGAAGgctaaaactgaaataaatatatttttttaaaaagtaacaaaaactaaaatagatTTATGgactataaaacaaaaatgtctgggACATTACATGAAGTCATCAGTCAAGTTCTTAAGAGCTGTGGAAGCTGTTTATGCCAAGTTACTTTACCCAGTGTGTATCTCTAATTACTGAGATCTGtagaaaaaatatacatacctaaaatattttttatagaaTCAGAACTAGGCTGGAAACACAGGAGAACAGAAGCTGTATCCAAAGGTCCTCAGCCATACTCACACCTGGGATTCTGTGCTAACATGGCATCTGCTCAAACCATTCAGCCAGAACTAGatttttttgaaaacataaCCAACAAACCTAGTCTCCAAAAATCAACTTAAATCCTtttgaagagaaaataaaaaaccttaACCAAAATCGAAGCCAGGGTAATACTATGTTGTCTAATAgatgcatttgtgtgcattgtGGGTATAAAGGTGTAATGTGCTGGTATGCAGGCTCCCACCACAACCAACAATAACTGGTTAGAtctttatataaataaacaatgttaAATTGCTGGTAACCCCTGTGACATTTTACCACTAAACCAGTTGTCTCGTTAGGGATCACTGTGTTAACACTACTACACTTGTTACATGCCTACATatcttaaacattttaaaaccaaagaTACCCTAAATATACAGCACATGATGTAGTGTAACATAGAACATTGTGTCAGAGTGGGCTTGTGCTAATAGACCAATACAGTTGCCTTCAGAACCAGAACTGAAGACATACAGAGGTAGAACTTCACCAGCCATTCTTCTCTACATATTTAACCCTTATATGTTGTTGGCAGGGTTATTGATACCTAGGCAGAGGCTTTAAGTTCTTCCAGGAAGCTAATGCAAAcatttacccccccccc is a window encoding:
- the timm8b gene encoding mitochondrial import inner membrane translocase subunit Tim8 B, with the protein product MDSLDNLSGAEKAEAAELQRMIAVEQQKAQFQAQVHTFTDICWDKCVDSPGSKLDYRTEQCLVSCVERFIDTTLTITNRFTQMVQKGAH